The Algoriphagus sp. TR-M9 genome has a window encoding:
- a CDS encoding Dabb family protein, protein MKKLIYFLPLLLALSCAQKEEKIIEKEITEEIREEPMTSKPDSVLKHNVFFSFKESSSQEDIQAIIDAFRNLQNEIDGIEHFEWGINSSPEGLNQGLTHAFVLTFHSDEARDAYLPHPAHQAFGELLGPHLDKVTVVDFWTRP, encoded by the coding sequence ATGAAAAAACTCATCTACTTTCTCCCATTGCTTTTAGCACTTTCATGTGCGCAAAAGGAAGAAAAAATCATTGAAAAAGAAATCACAGAAGAAATACGAGAAGAACCTATGACTAGTAAACCGGACTCAGTTTTGAAGCATAATGTGTTTTTTAGCTTCAAGGAAAGCTCCTCTCAGGAGGATATTCAAGCGATCATCGACGCATTCAGAAACCTTCAGAATGAAATCGATGGAATAGAACATTTTGAATGGGGCATCAACTCCAGTCCAGAAGGACTAAACCAAGGATTGACCCATGCTTTTGTGCTAACTTTCCACTCGGATGAAGCGAGAGATGCTTATTTGCCACATCCTGCGCACCAGGCTTTTGGTGAGCTACTAGGTCCACACTTGGACAAGGTAACTGTAGTCGATTTCTGGACCAGGCCTTAA
- a CDS encoding DEAD/DEAH box helicase: MNTNSNRNSRPSRNGRPSAHQSKGRPAQGQRSPKKKMVSKLDPNLLVKKAQPSGSAGFKSETHFDSLDLSSKLLQNLVSKGYQTMTYIQEQSVPALLEGRDLMGISNTGSGKTGAFLIPIIEQAQLDPRNFTALIVTPTRELALQIEEEFVSLSRGMNLYSATFIGGTNINTDIKTLGRKLQIIVGTPGRLLDLYHRKFLKLNQVNTLVLDEFDRMLDMGFVNDVKKLVAPMSKRNQTMLFSATLEPSQKSLISSLLNNPVEVKVNSGGTTSENVDQEVIRVPDGQDKFEVLENLFRKDDLDKVIIFTETKRIADKLSKKLNHSGIKSGLIHGNKSQNFRNRTIDEFKTGMTRVLVATDVAARGIDVADVTHVINYQLPMSMDSYIHRIGRTGRAGKTGKAITFVN, encoded by the coding sequence ATGAATACAAATTCAAATAGAAATTCCAGACCCAGTAGAAACGGGCGTCCTTCTGCTCATCAGAGCAAAGGAAGACCGGCTCAGGGTCAAAGAAGCCCAAAGAAAAAAATGGTGTCCAAATTGGATCCTAATCTTTTGGTGAAGAAAGCACAGCCTAGTGGAAGTGCAGGTTTTAAATCCGAAACTCATTTTGATAGTTTGGATCTGAGTAGCAAACTTCTTCAAAACCTGGTGTCCAAAGGGTATCAAACCATGACCTATATTCAGGAACAGTCTGTACCTGCATTATTGGAAGGAAGAGATTTAATGGGGATTTCAAATACGGGTTCCGGTAAAACCGGTGCTTTTTTGATTCCTATCATAGAGCAGGCTCAGCTAGACCCTAGAAATTTCACTGCGCTGATCGTGACCCCGACCCGTGAACTGGCTTTACAGATCGAGGAGGAGTTTGTGAGTTTGTCCAGAGGAATGAATCTGTATTCTGCCACCTTCATAGGAGGCACTAACATCAATACAGATATCAAGACGCTGGGAAGAAAGCTTCAGATTATAGTAGGGACTCCGGGGAGACTACTGGACCTGTACCATAGAAAATTCCTTAAGCTGAACCAGGTAAACACCCTAGTGCTGGATGAGTTTGATCGAATGCTTGATATGGGATTTGTAAACGACGTGAAAAAGTTAGTAGCTCCCATGTCTAAAAGGAACCAAACTATGCTCTTTTCTGCTACACTAGAACCTAGTCAGAAGAGCTTGATCAGTAGCCTTTTGAACAATCCGGTGGAAGTAAAGGTGAATTCTGGAGGGACCACCAGTGAAAATGTAGACCAGGAGGTCATTCGTGTACCGGATGGTCAGGACAAATTCGAAGTACTGGAAAACTTGTTCAGAAAAGATGATTTGGATAAGGTGATCATTTTTACTGAAACCAAGAGAATCGCCGATAAACTAAGTAAAAAACTGAATCACTCAGGGATAAAATCCGGATTGATTCATGGAAATAAATCCCAAAACTTCCGGAACAGAACCATAGATGAGTTCAAAACTGGAATGACTAGAGTACTGGTAGCTACAGATGTGGCAGCCAGAGGTATAGACGTAGCTGATGTGACCCATGTGATCAACTACCAGCTCCCCATGTCTATGGATAGTTACATCCACAGAATAGGCCGGACAGGTCGTGCCGGAAAAACCGGTAAGGCCATAACATTTGTCAATTAA
- a CDS encoding cold-shock protein: protein MNEGTVKFFNTTKGFGFITPSDNSEDVFVHHSGLVHEIRENDAVTYDVVQGKKGVNAVNVKVVQ, encoded by the coding sequence ATGAATGAAGGAACAGTAAAATTCTTTAATACAACTAAAGGTTTTGGCTTTATTACGCCATCAGACAACAGTGAAGACGTATTTGTACACCACTCTGGTCTAGTACACGAAATCCGTGAAAACGATGCAGTAACTTATGACGTAGTTCAAGGTAAGAAAGGCGTTAATGCAGTTAATGTAAAAGTTGTTCAGTAA
- a CDS encoding PorT family protein, with product MKNLLIILFVFGLTIQAFAQHKGSGFGLKAGANYNTSGKYFQDAGAIWEEPGGSVGYQFGAFYKFASYDIFLRPELLYTHNKFETGMGEVSYDRLDAPVMVGLHMFKIFSLVGGPSFHYALKERFPEALGVDSGSKVDFGYQFGLGINIGPAGLDLRYERVLNDQKITLDEVLKRKDSFKSEQVILALSFQF from the coding sequence ATGAAAAACCTCCTAATCATTCTTTTTGTTTTCGGACTTACTATACAAGCATTTGCCCAGCATAAAGGTTCGGGCTTTGGGTTGAAGGCAGGTGCGAATTACAACACTTCGGGCAAATACTTTCAAGACGCAGGTGCGATCTGGGAGGAGCCAGGGGGATCAGTGGGGTATCAATTTGGGGCTTTCTACAAATTCGCCTCTTATGATATTTTTTTGAGGCCAGAGCTGCTTTATACGCATAATAAGTTCGAAACAGGAATGGGGGAAGTAAGCTATGATAGGCTAGATGCTCCTGTGATGGTGGGGCTGCATATGTTTAAAATTTTTAGCCTAGTAGGAGGGCCTTCATTTCATTACGCTTTGAAGGAGCGTTTTCCGGAGGCTTTGGGAGTAGATTCCGGGAGTAAGGTTGACTTTGGTTATCAGTTTGGTCTTGGGATTAATATAGGTCCTGCAGGCTTGGATTTACGCTATGAGCGGGTTCTGAATGACCAGAAGATTACACTTGATGAGGTTTTAAAGCGAAAAGACAGCTTCAAATCCGAACAAGTGATTTTGGCGCTGTCTTTCCAGTTTTGA
- a CDS encoding fatty acid desaturase family protein — protein MSLYLVPIALVITGVATTTFQLFACYITAGIGMAGVGMGVMHDANHGSYSKKKSINTLVGSTLEMVGASSMVWKIQHNVLHHSYTNIDEHDDDINAPFFLRFSPNGELNGLHKYQHLYAWFFYSLSTLSWVTAKDFIRLTRYHKKGLVKGKNAYRNTILKLIAFKLIYFFIVLGLPIIFTSFSVGLILLAFVAMHFVTGFTITMVFQIAHIVEVVDFPVADHEGIVEGERMLHQLATTCNFSPNSRALGWFVGGLNYQVEHHLFPDICHVHYRKIAPIVKATAQEFNVPYYSKPNFILAVLDHFKMLYVLGNSPKLEPVKV, from the coding sequence GTGTCGTTGTATCTAGTGCCTATCGCTTTGGTAATCACCGGCGTGGCGACCACTACCTTTCAACTATTCGCTTGCTATATCACAGCGGGAATAGGGATGGCTGGTGTAGGTATGGGCGTAATGCATGATGCCAATCATGGCTCCTATTCCAAAAAGAAATCAATCAACACCCTGGTGGGCTCTACCTTAGAGATGGTAGGAGCAAGTTCCATGGTTTGGAAGATTCAGCACAATGTGCTCCATCATAGCTATACCAATATAGATGAGCACGATGACGATATCAATGCACCGTTTTTTTTAAGATTTTCTCCCAATGGAGAGTTAAATGGGTTGCATAAATATCAGCATTTATATGCTTGGTTTTTTTATTCACTATCTACCTTATCCTGGGTTACGGCCAAAGATTTTATCCGTCTGACCCGCTACCATAAAAAAGGATTGGTGAAGGGTAAAAACGCCTATAGAAATACCATACTTAAATTAATTGCATTCAAGTTGATCTACTTCTTTATCGTTTTAGGTCTTCCTATCATCTTCACTAGCTTCTCAGTGGGGTTAATTCTACTGGCCTTTGTAGCCATGCATTTTGTGACCGGATTTACCATTACCATGGTTTTTCAGATCGCACATATTGTAGAGGTGGTGGATTTTCCGGTAGCTGATCATGAGGGCATTGTAGAAGGAGAAAGAATGCTTCACCAACTTGCGACTACTTGTAATTTTTCGCCCAACTCACGTGCCCTCGGGTGGTTTGTCGGAGGATTGAATTACCAGGTAGAGCATCATCTATTCCCGGATATTTGCCATGTGCATTACCGGAAAATAGCTCCTATTGTAAAAGCAACTGCACAGGAATTCAACGTGCCTTATTATTCGAAACCGAATTTTATTCTTGCTGTATTAGACCATTTCAAAATGCTCTATGTACTGGGAAATAGCCCAAAATTGGAGCCTGTAAAAGTCTAA
- the msrA gene encoding peptide-methionine (S)-S-oxide reductase MsrA — MLHPNKLFYPILVSLLGLVFACGNTSVKNEEQSTESKAIADYKGPKELATFAGGCFWCVEAPFEGLDGVIAVISGYAGGKEKNPTYGEVSSGKTSHREAVQITFDPEVISYSELVDIFWQTYDPTDVGGSFYDRGSQYESAIWYHDNEQKKVAEESKKRLDKSGKFDKPIATPILKYSNFYPAEDYHQDYYKKNPTDYYAYRNGSGRDKFIQEHWPELSEEKYPAPPKSELKNKLTKLQYEVTQEDATELSFQNEYNGNKEDGIYVDIVSGAPLFSSKDKYESGSGWPSFTKPIDARALEKPVDKSAGMTRVEVRSKFGDSHVGHVFYDGPEPTQLRYCMNSAAMKFIPKEEMEAAGYGEYLWLVD, encoded by the coding sequence ATGCTTCACCCAAATAAACTCTTCTACCCTATCCTAGTTTCTTTGCTTGGACTAGTGTTTGCCTGCGGAAATACCTCAGTAAAAAATGAAGAACAATCTACAGAATCTAAGGCGATTGCGGATTACAAAGGACCAAAAGAATTGGCAACCTTCGCAGGAGGCTGCTTTTGGTGCGTGGAAGCTCCCTTCGAGGGGCTTGATGGTGTAATCGCGGTGATATCCGGCTATGCAGGTGGCAAGGAGAAAAACCCAACCTACGGGGAGGTATCCAGTGGCAAAACTTCACATCGTGAGGCGGTTCAAATCACCTTTGATCCCGAAGTTATCAGCTACTCAGAGCTGGTAGATATCTTCTGGCAAACCTATGATCCTACAGATGTGGGAGGCTCATTTTACGACAGAGGATCACAATACGAATCGGCTATATGGTATCATGACAACGAGCAGAAAAAAGTAGCCGAAGAGTCTAAAAAGCGACTGGACAAGTCCGGTAAATTCGATAAACCTATAGCTACTCCTATCCTAAAATACAGTAATTTTTACCCAGCAGAGGACTATCATCAAGATTATTACAAGAAAAATCCCACGGACTATTATGCGTATAGAAATGGGTCTGGAAGGGATAAATTCATCCAGGAACACTGGCCAGAATTGAGCGAGGAAAAGTACCCTGCACCTCCCAAGTCCGAGCTAAAAAACAAACTGACCAAACTACAGTACGAGGTCACTCAGGAAGACGCCACTGAGCTTTCCTTCCAAAATGAGTACAATGGAAACAAGGAGGATGGCATATATGTGGATATAGTTTCTGGAGCGCCGCTGTTCAGTTCCAAAGACAAATACGAATCAGGATCCGGCTGGCCCAGTTTTACCAAACCCATAGACGCACGCGCCTTGGAAAAGCCTGTGGACAAATCAGCAGGAATGACTCGTGTAGAAGTCAGAAGCAAGTTCGGAGACAGCCATGTAGGCCATGTATTCTATGATGGTCCTGAGCCTACCCAACTGCGATATTGTATGAACTCAGCCGCGATGAAGTTCATCCCCAAAGAAGAAATGGAAGCAGCAGGCTATGGAGAATACCTGTGGCTAGTAGATTAA
- a CDS encoding 2-hydroxyacid dehydrogenase, whose amino-acid sequence MRVACFSSKSYDEVSFKSLLPKFEHEFTFFEPKLDLHTIALAEGYDAICTFVNDYIDEKVLQKLSKMGIQQIVLRCAGYNQVDLKKAAELEIKICRVPAYSPEAVAEHALALLLTLSRKTHKAFNRVRDNNFSLEGLTGFNIHGKTAGVIGTGAIGKAFCKIMLGMGCKVLAYDLYVNEELKELGVQYLSIKDLLEQSEIVSLHCPLTEDTFHLINDNTIRMMKDHATLINTSRGALIDTEAVINALKNKKIGNLGIDVYEQEEDLFFQNRSEEILQNEQIARLMGFPNVLITGHQAFLTQEALSHIAETTLQNLDELAAGKELSNQVL is encoded by the coding sequence ATGCGAGTAGCCTGTTTTTCTTCCAAATCCTACGATGAAGTAAGTTTCAAAAGCCTTCTACCCAAGTTTGAACATGAGTTCACCTTTTTTGAGCCTAAGCTTGATCTCCACACTATAGCACTAGCCGAAGGATACGATGCCATCTGCACTTTTGTCAATGACTATATCGATGAAAAGGTATTGCAAAAATTAAGCAAAATGGGGATTCAACAAATCGTTTTGCGCTGTGCAGGATACAATCAGGTGGATCTGAAAAAAGCAGCAGAGCTTGAAATAAAAATCTGCAGAGTACCAGCATATAGTCCAGAGGCTGTAGCGGAGCATGCTTTGGCACTTTTACTTACACTGAGCCGCAAAACCCATAAGGCATTCAACCGGGTCCGAGACAATAATTTTTCACTCGAAGGTCTGACCGGTTTCAACATACATGGTAAAACGGCCGGTGTGATAGGAACAGGAGCAATTGGCAAAGCATTCTGTAAAATCATGCTGGGCATGGGCTGCAAAGTACTCGCCTATGACCTCTACGTAAACGAGGAGTTAAAAGAACTGGGGGTCCAATACCTCTCCATAAAAGATCTGCTGGAGCAAAGTGAAATTGTTTCCCTGCATTGCCCACTCACGGAAGACACCTTTCACCTCATCAATGACAATACTATCCGGATGATGAAAGATCATGCCACCCTGATCAATACAAGTAGGGGTGCTCTAATCGATACGGAAGCAGTAATAAATGCACTGAAAAACAAAAAAATCGGGAATTTAGGAATAGATGTGTATGAGCAAGAAGAAGATCTCTTTTTCCAAAATAGATCAGAAGAAATCCTTCAAAATGAGCAAATAGCCAGACTGATGGGATTTCCCAATGTACTGATCACCGGCCATCAGGCATTTCTCACGCAGGAGGCACTGTCCCATATCGCTGAAACTACCTTACAAAACCTGGATGAGCTGGCCGCAGGCAAGGAACTGAGCAACCAGGTACTATAG
- a CDS encoding cold-shock protein codes for MSKNQNTFIKKQKAELKKRKKREKQEKMAARKDQPKSGDLEDMIAYVDEFGNISDTPPEPEPPKKENAPRPHNPSRPQSAQHQKFNRNTKFKKE; via the coding sequence ATGTCAAAAAACCAAAACACATTTATCAAAAAACAAAAAGCAGAACTTAAAAAAAGAAAGAAAAGAGAAAAACAAGAGAAAATGGCTGCCCGAAAGGACCAGCCAAAGAGCGGTGATCTGGAAGATATGATCGCCTATGTAGATGAGTTTGGAAACATCTCTGATACACCGCCGGAGCCGGAGCCTCCGAAGAAAGAAAATGCCCCTAGACCGCATAATCCGTCTAGACCGCAAAGTGCACAACATCAAAAATTTAATAGAAACACCAAATTTAAAAAAGAGTAA